The genomic DNA CGAAGCGCGCGAGGCCGTCCGGATAGATGTAGATCCTGAGCGGATTGAAGCTCGTGACGAGCACGTAGAGACGCAGGTCGAACTTGGCGCCGCGTATCAGTAACGGTCGCGACAGATATTGCTGAACGACGACGGCGCGTTTCTTTGGTATCTGCGACCAGCGATGGACGACGCGGATCCCGGTGCCGCGAGCGGAGGCCGGCGGCTTGATGATCCACTTCTCCTTGCCACCGTTCTTCTCCCACACTTGGCGGAAGAGACGCAGGTCCTGAGGTAGCACGTAGGTGCGCGGCACGAAGCCGAACTCCCGCTTGCCGTACTTCATCATCATTCGGCTGAGATTGCGCGACAATCGATCCTTTCGGCCGATCTGGAAGGTCCCGGGAAAGTGGTTGACTTTCTGCGACTGCTTCAAGCTTTTATAGCAGACGGACTTCATGTGCTTGCCCCAGGTGCCACACCAGTTCTGGCATTTCTTCATCAACCGATAACCGGAGTTCATCACGGTGCGACGCACTATTATCGGCGTTATCGTGCTCAGGTGCCACTTTAAGTGCCGCGTCACTTCGTACGGCAATACCGGGCCGGTCTTGCATTCGAACGACTGAAAGATGATATAGGGCGCCACGTTGTCGAACAAGCTCCTACGAAAGGGCAGTTTATTCCCTTTGTCACCATCGATCGACAGCAGATCTCCATCGACATCGAGATCAGGCACACTCTCCTCGTCGTATTGAGTCTCGCCGCTATCAGTGCTACTCCCGATGCTATTGGTTTCGTGTTGATTATACGTGATTACGTCCATCTCGGATTAGCCTGTAgcataaaaaaggaaaaaagatcgTCGTGGTGTGCGACCTCAGCTTGATCTCAATAATTCAATTCGAATTTTAcatcttgtataatatatatatctataattcttgaaaaatattgcgttCAATAACGACAGTAGAAAAAtgcgattttatataacttgtaCGTCAATTCGcgctattataaatttattaaaaataccttCCTAAACATTAAATcaacaacaaataaaatataatgcacatTAATACAGAATACCGCTATTGAATATTTTCGAGAAGTAGAAATGACAGCGTCAATCGGGATAAACCCAAACATCTGTCACGGCCTGTCAAAAAGTTTGGCTCAAGTCGACGTGAAATGTAATATAcgtcaatataattaacatgctTTAGGAATTCTTATAAATCGATATACTACTaagattttcataaaaataattattaattacaattagtcACTATTTTCTCCGGAGTCTAATTAATTACGAGATATGACACCTTGCCTTGaggttataattataaagcacCAAACTGATACTTTGTATATGTTATGGATTTCTTGTCATATACATTATGTAGCTGTAAGTTATTAGTAACGCGAAACAAGCAGCTGCGGATAATCGATTTACTTGTTATTATGAGGAATAAGTAAATTGACACGTACAagtcttttaaaattcaattttgtcgGCGGGTTCATCAGAGCCCAAACGAATTTCTtacggaaatatttttctctcgaaatataaattacatattttatctggtattttttttttttttgttactaaattattttttacaaagtaaAAGTTTAcgacaattttttcttccagaaaaattatatataagccaTAGTCCTTTCAATGCGTAGCGTTCGATAAAAAGTCGCGCGATAAGGAGAAACACAATACACGTCAACGATAAGAACGACTGTGAACGACTTGCGGTAACAGAATCGAATGCTTCAAAgcgataaaacattattacatCGCTAAGCAATTTTTACTCAGCAACACAAACAGAACGACAGAAACTGATCCGACTGGAATGATGATGCCAGGCAGGCGCGTCAACGTACGCGTAAGCGAATATATCAGAAAACTTGATTATGAAAGCGcgagataaaagagagagatttgcgAAAGGAACAGTATACGTACCAATTCGTATTGTTTAAATGTCAACAACTGTCAGCATTATGATGATACAAGCatctgaaagaaagaaataattcgcaaattattgttattgtcgAGAgatcataatatatgtatatctcttttgacatttcttgtatatataattgacaatGACAATTAATGTTTGTgttatgaagaaaataataatcttataataaaatactatttttgaaataattagtaaataaaagaataattaaggAATAATCTTTTCGATATAATTGTGATCGTATGAGTTAATtcgagaattattttcatccaTAAATTTTGTGTGATTAATTGACCTAATCTTGCACTTTTCTTATTCTCATGCAGAATGTTATGTTTATCCAtactttttaagataaaattataaatatttacatgtaaaaaaaattataaacacatgtattaatatacattctatgttggttttttattttatatttacggtGTCATCACCAagttgagaaaaataagaaaagtactgcgcaaaaacaaaataaattcctaatatgaaataaaataaaattaaaaataataaaataatatttgcaatacacTCTcgacaattgtaaaatttttaacgtgtaacaaaatatttaattttgtaattagtttcaatttttactcAAGTCTTTCTCAGTCTTCAATAACTGATTAGCGATTGATAGAAATCGCGATTAATTTCGTTGTAAGAAGAATAATCTTTATGTTTACTAAAAgcgatataatgtaaatattttcaaacatcAGTGTTTGAAGGTTTATACCTCGGCTTGTAAAGCTCATTTGAAtatcggaaaaatatttaaaaataattggcgtttttttaatcaattaattcatttaaaatctttttctcatgcttttgcatttttattgtaaaaaaatatatttttgtcgagTATATTTGAACAGCGAtttgttacaatttaaatGTTCGCGAGTCAACGACCGGATCGTATATCCTGATAATTGCGAGTGCAATCTCTCGCACGCGAGTAGAGTGCGCGCCTGTCAATCGTGCATTGCGCTTGAATGAGAAGCTGCTACGATGGGTTTATTTCTGTTCGCATGCGATTGAGTTTTTAACGTGCGATCGCATTTCCAATGGGATAGAAAGCACAGATAAGAATCAAAACAAAAAGGAAAGGCAAATTGCTACagtcttattttaataacaacatTGCGCGTTTTGCTgcagattaatattttcttgaaatttataatctacCGCAATTTTCTACTTATTTCAACCCGCAAGAAGCtagttttcattattaataacaagaatattgtcttgcaaaattataattctttaaaatccttaaaataaaattattaactgcAAGACTGTAAAAAGTATAGaaatgcaagaaataaaaaagtatctaTTCTACTGCAATAAAcatcaatttatattgtgatgattaaaagttagaaaaaaattatgtcacattttttttttatatatatatttgtgggAATGTGCGAGAGAATATAATACGCATTGAATCATGTCATACGATAATTGATACGAGAATGCCGAAGCAGACGTGTAAGCACGCGGTGCTGATATAAAAAGTTCGTGTTGTCGATTAATTCTCCGCTTCGAAACGCGTGTTAAGTAAATATGCCAGCCACAATGTGGCAATTAAATACTCGTTATCGATCGCGCAGTCGGTAGAATACGAGAGTGCATTAATCGAAAAGTAAGACGGAACCTGCCGAGAAGAAAGAGTTAATTTTCGTTCGTGTCCCActtgtataaaatcaaattaacgCGCGATGCTCCGCGAATACAACCGAAAACAGGAAGAATCGAAAAAGTGTGAAAGCGTCGCGCCCATCGATCGATGGAATTGATGGATGACTttggagaaattttttcatttattacaaattcctTCTCTCCTTAAGTCATAAtcgtcgataaaaaaaaaaaagactattaAGTTAATTCCGATTTAGCGTGCTAATCGACGTGTTGGAGAAAtcgattttagattaaaaaaaaaacttagttCGCACAGATCATTCGACCGATTGGCGTGGGAGAATGCTAGAGTAAAATTGTATCTTCCCGTGTTAAGTTTACGAAACAGACATTGTGCTCCTGACGTCTGTGGAGAATGagagaaattgattaaattgttcCTGAACTGGTGAGATGCGCAAGAAAGTTCAGCTCGTGTATTAAGTCACGTAGGATGCATTAATATTCATGTGTCAGTTTCGTCACCTCCGGCCATGCTACCCGAACGGCGACAGCAGGTGACAGGTGGTTTTCGATTTCTTACAATGTCGCACCGTGCGATTATTATAAAGACCGCCAGTCAAACATTGTAGTCTTCTGCGTGCGCGGAAGGTGACTTGTTATAGCGTTTCTTCTCGTCTCCCCATGCTATGTAATTTCGATgcgatttaatctttttgtagCCTTCGCGATTTTTTTCCACCGTGGATATATATTCATagactatataataatattgtatttatgcgtgattaaatatatatatatataaatgtaaatgttataaaagtttaaggAATCTGCGTGTAAGAGagatttttcatctttctctcgACTATTTTATATCCgtcatttacaattttataataaaactttgcaTATACAAGATTTAGATAGATGGTGCAGAAATTTGaatgtattgtatatgtattgggatgtatttttatctattttatttaaaatagaaatgtgaatttttttcaaaattaattgcaactcTTTTTTTATCCACAAATTTTAAgccttcaatattttttaccaattttttaatcataaaaatatagatactgTATTCAATTTCatagttattattactttcaaaatttattaattgaatgtaACGAatgttaatcaaaattttaattttaatttaatattaataatttctataaatatattgtaaaatgcttccaaaattatttaataaataaattaataattgagataacatgaattaatttttattgtacttaTTAATCCTTTTGTTACgtagcaatatattattatagtaattcatttaaaattttaactgcGCACGCAGACATTGAAATCAATGAATGAAAGAGACTCATCCCTTTctcattaaatcattaaataaactctcttattcgaatatttcttatttaaattacaataatttgtataaatatatattgatttaagtgatataaagaattatagattttaaaataaaataatgttttactgcgtgtcttataatatatattgttttcatatAGCTTCGTCGAAGATTAATAAAGGACAGAAGGATACATAAATATGGTGATGGTGATTATTTCAACATTGTTTATCATCGAATCAAGACGTTTATTAATGATGGAGATGCAACAGAGACGGCATTACGTCGAAAAAAGAGATTCTTAAACATAACAAGTTAACATCTATACAATATTCGCTATGCTCTTTATGAGAAAATAGTCATCTCAGGTACAAAATGGAACCCTATCACAGACTTCACTTAAAGCTGAATCACCTATGTACAATGCGATAGATTAAACCCCATTgcaaagttaatataaaattctcgatattttttaacgaggCTTCGCAATAATGTCTACGTTTGGAAGACAGCGTTTCGTCGTTCTCCTCCTCCCGCGACATCGTCGGGAGGAAAGCTCCTCATCTCGCGGCAACTGTCCGTCACCGGAACATGTTCGTCATCATCGTCCGTCCACATCACCAGGGTCTCCAGACTGCGTTGGAGGACTCGGAGGATTCGCCGGAAGAGCTCGCGACACTCACAGGACTCTGAGGTGGAGTGTACACGTTCTGGGGCACGCTTGTCTGGCTGGCCTGGGTCGTCTTGATCGTGGACGTCGCCGTGGTAGCGAGTAGGTGCTTGGCGCCGGCCGGGCCCTCCAGTCGTCGAAGGCAGCCGCCGAGATGTCGCATAAGCTGGGCGCCGGCGGCGGGATGCACCGCCACGGCGACCGGCGTCGATAAGAATGTCGACACCTCCTGGGCGCACTGGGTGAAACCGTCGCGAAATCGATCGGCGTAGCTGTTCTCCGGGGTGAGCGTGAGCCTCCTGGCGGCGCGTAACGTGTGAAGATGACGTACCGTGAGCTCGAGGATGTCCGCCTTCTCCAGCTTCGCCACGTTCTCGCCCTCGGCCTGCAACGCGGTCACCATCAGATCCTTCAGCTCGTCCAGGCAGCGATTGATGCGGGCGCGCCGCTTGCGCTCCAGCATCGGCTTCATCACCTTGCGGTACTGATAGGTGCGCGACACTGGCTCCTCGTACTCCATGCCGCTGACAGGCGTGTAACTCGTATGCGGCGACATGATGATGATCACACTCTCAATATCTTATCACTGGTTCACAAAACGAGGGACAACTCGGTCCCGGTGAGATTCGAGTCTCTCGCACGATGATGCTGGATGACCGATCAAGCCCCGATTTAGGACAATCCGCGATGCTCCACGGATGTGCCCGGTTGCGAGCTCTCCAAGCGAATAGAAACTCTCGAATATGCGCTCGCTGTTCTCGGAGTGCCGAGAAATGCGTCTGAGCCCGTGCGTGTTCGTGAGGGTTCTGAGTCGCTGGTGGGGCACAACCCGTTATTTATATACCCGCGCGCCGTTCCCCACCAGCGTCCTACGCTCTACGGCCGAATGGCGGAGGGGTCCGAGGGGCACGGTGCTGAACCCTGCTGCCCGCGTCTACAGCCAGCCAGCAGCCGTGGCGTATCGTGGGAAGCTCGCGAGCCGGAGCGTTCCCACAGATCGGGGGGCCTGCACAGGTTCTGTGCCGTTTGACGCCTGCCGACCGGGAaaaggggagagggagggagggagggagggagggaggaggaggagggggggggccTCCTTGCGAGTtgagagcgcgcgcgcgcgcgcgggagGGGACACCTCACTCACCGAGAGAGGAGCACACCTGCACACTGCCCTGGACGACGAGCTCAGGAGAGCGAGAGgcgagaggaagaggaaagcACACGCCACGACGCGCGACCAGCACGAGGATGACTCGCGCGGCAGAGCGGCGCGAGGACGACGATCGCGCCGGAGGTAGAGATTATCGTGAATGAATCTACGAGGAGAAGTACGAGCGTCGCGCGAGAGCTGGATTAAAGCGCGTAAAGAGAGAAGGGAAATTTCTCCTGATATCTTAGATTATTTTCAGACCTCACCGTTCATGTCGTTTTTCCGATcgtgcttattttttttaaattgccgATTTTCTGTTGtaaagatagataaaaataaattatacacctGTGGATAAGCCAGATTTCATGTGTCATaagaataatcaattttctctcttcaaaaATCACACACGCAAGTTGGGAGATGCACAATTTGGTTTCTTTCGTGTATATATagcttgattaaaaattaaaatataagataataaaattaataattaataataaaaaataataataataataataaaatgtaaaataatgtaataggTATGATAATGCATTTCGTATAACGTTTTCAACCTGTTTAGGAAACTAAATACTATTACTAGGCTTGCGCATCCGCGCTCGAGGCA from Cataglyphis hispanica isolate Lineage 1 chromosome 21, ULB_Chis1_1.0, whole genome shotgun sequence includes the following:
- the LOC126857221 gene encoding enhancer of split mbeta protein-like, with translation MSPHTSYTPVSGMEYEEPVSRTYQYRKVMKPMLERKRRARINRCLDELKDLMVTALQAEGENVAKLEKADILELTVRHLHTLRAARRLTLTPENSYADRFRDGFTQCAQEVSTFLSTPVAVAVHPAAGAQLMRHLGGCLRRLEGPAGAKHLLATTATSTIKTTQASQTSVPQNVYTPPQSPVSVASSSGESSESSNAVWRPW